The genomic segment TTTGCGTCATGGCTAACTCAAGTCTCCCGCTTCAGCGCCTTTGATTTAGCGACCCATCCTGCCGCCGTCTAGTGATTCAACACAGCCGACTGAAGATATCCCACAAGACCTCAAACCGACACCCGGGCCAGATCTGGAGGCGTTTCGGCAGATTTTGATGGGGGTTCTCTTGGCCGCGACGACTCCCCTGTTTTGGGAAATGGGTGTCGCGATGGACCCACATGTCGTCGAGTTGTGGCAGCAGTGGCTTCCCGTTGCTCCCTTCGGACAGTTCTTCCCATCAGTTCTGCCCCAATTCATGGCATCGACTCTGTATCCACCCCTGGTGAGTGGAGGAGGGGGCAGTGTAGGTGTGCTGATCGCCTTTGTTGCACCGGTAGGATTCGGAATTGGCGTTCTTTTTGTTGTTTTTGGAGCTGTCTGGACCGCGGCTGAATTCCTCCGCTCAGCGTCGAGGTCGTAGGTGGTTCCATATCGATAGCGGGGTGTGTCGCAGACGCCATGCGCTTTCTGAAATGTCGTGGTGGTTAGCGATTACCGAAACCAAGAAAAGATAAAAGGAGCGTACCCGTAGTCAATATATCATGCATCGCTCCGGTCATCTGGGGATTACGCTCATTTTTGCAGCTCCGGTCATCTTGGCCTTGGGGCTTCCTCTCGGAGTTACTGTCGCCGGAACGATGATCATCTTCACTGGCATTCCTGACAAAGATCAGAAACTCGATTTCCTCCCGGGGATCAACCACCGCGGCATCACGCACACGCTCTTGTTTGGGATACTCTGCGGAGCAGTCATGATGTATGGCACTTCGTATGCTACAGATCTATTCTGGACTGATCTCACAGGAATTCTCTCTGCTGATCTTGTGCCTCCGCGAGAGCAATTCACGGTCCTAATCGGTATCGGGGCTACCCTTGGAATCCTCTCACATATCCTTGGAGATGTGATCACCGTTGGAAGTAAACGATACGGAGTGGTAGTTACCCCATACTGGCCGATCAGCAGTCGTATCGTTCGGTTCGGTTGGTGCTACGCAAACAACAAAAAGTGGAATTTCGGATTTCTGACCCTCGGCATCCTGCTGAGCGGAGGGGCGCTGCTGCTTCGGCTACAGCCACAGGCGACTCGAATTTCGCCCGGTATAGCGTTCTGACTGACGATCGCTTTGACATTTTCTCCCTGCAAGACTGGAATCGGAGGATACCGCTAGCCTTCCGCTCCCAGATTCAAGCCTCATTTGGGAAATGAGTCGTCATCATCGAAGTTTATCTCCGGCAGAGGAGTGGCTCGTTCCGGATATCGTCAGCTTCTCTCCCCATCGCTTCGGCTTGTCGGCAGTCCAGAGCGGGCCTCCCGTCTTCCGCCACCGCTGTCGGCCTTCGCTGACCGGCCATGGGGGAGCTTTTCTCTCCCCCTCACGGTCATCATACCGTAGCTCTCCCAGGAGTTCCCGGATGTTGTTTCACTATTGGCGAACATCAGACCATTCACCGGAAACATTACAGCACACCTAATCCTACCCACAACATGTCTACGGGTGTCGAAAATCCCGGAATTGACGCCGCACAAACGTTCGTCGAGTATTTCGTTATCGAAGACGAGGACGGCAGCATCCTCAGAGACGACCTCTACTACGCATATGTCGTTTGGGCAGCTCAGCGTGGCCACGAGACCGTCTCAGAGCAACAATTCTTCGAACTACTCGCCGAACAGGTTTCGTTCAAAACGACTGCCATAACTGCGAATATGGAGTGGGTCCAGCGCTTCGATGGACTTGCGATCTCGCTCGTCGACGCCTTTTGACGCGACAGATTCAGCAGCGGTTCCTGCTGAGGGCTGGGACGCGGGTGGATACAGATACTGTCGATTCGGTTGCCTCAAACTTCACGAATACACTCCGAAGACGGGGTGTTGGGATGCCTCTCGCCTGTTTTCTCTTCCTCTGAGTAGTGAGAGGGCACCACACCAGGAGACAGTTCGCGTCCTCTGGCCGCCCTTGTTCGTGATTTTCATGACACCAGATGAATCCGAGCGAAGTGATCAGCCTGCCCAGAGTGACCAATCCAACGGGTGCGAGCAGCCTACTGCCTCCGAGCGTGATCGGGTTCGTGACCGTGATCGTGAATACAGGGCAGAATCCGAAACGGGTCGCGAACCCGACTACGATACGTGCCCGG from the Halococcus salifodinae DSM 8989 genome contains:
- a CDS encoding metal-dependent hydrolase, with translation MHRSGHLGITLIFAAPVILALGLPLGVTVAGTMIIFTGIPDKDQKLDFLPGINHRGITHTLLFGILCGAVMMYGTSYATDLFWTDLTGILSADLVPPREQFTVLIGIGATLGILSHILGDVITVGSKRYGVVVTPYWPISSRIVRFGWCYANNKKWNFGFLTLGILLSGGALLLRLQPQATRISPGIAF